GGCGATGAAGATGGGCAGATCGGTCCCGGTGGCCGGGTTGGTCGCGTAGGCCCCGGTGAAGACGCCGGTCTTGTCCTTGTTCTCCTGCCGGTCCAGGTCGGACTTGCGCGAGGCGGCCAGCCGGTACTCGGCGATCGCCTGAGCCGGGGTGTCCGCCCCTCCGGTCCAGCGCGGGTCGGTGCCCCGCGGCCAGCGGGTCGCGGTGATCGACTCGACCAGCGGATGCTCGGGCGCCAGCACCATGTAGGTGGCTCCGAACAGGGTGTCCGGACGGGTCGTATAGACCTCGATGCCGGCCATATCGGAGCCGGATCCGTTGTCCGGCAACCCTTCCCGTGACGTTTCACGCGAAGCAACCGGGAACGAGACGGTGGCCCCGTAGGAGCGGCCGATCCAGTTGCGCTGCATCGACTTGACCGACTCCGGCCAGTCCAACCGGTCCAGGTCGTCCAGCAGCCGGTCGGCGTAAGCGGTGATCCGCATCATCCACTGGCGCAGGCTGCGCCGGAACACCGGGTAGTTGCCGATCGCACTGCGCCCGTCGGCGGTGACCTCTTCATTGGACAGCACGGTGCCCAGGCCCGGGCACCAGTTCACCGGGGCCTCGTCGATGTAGGCCAAGCGGTAGCCGGCCAGCACCTGGTGCTGCTCGACGTGCGACAGCTGCGCCCAGGGCCGGCCGTCCGGGGTCGCCCGGGTGCCGGCGGCGAACTCCTGGATCAGGTCGGCGATACTCCGGGCCCGCCCGGCCTGCTCGTCGTACCAGGCCTCGAACAGCTGGGTGAAGATCCACTGGGTCCAGCGGAAGAACTCGGGATCGGTGGTGGCCACGCTGCGCCGCTGATCGTGCGCGAAGCCCAGCCGCCGCAGCTGCGCGCGGTAGCGGGTGATGTTGGCCTCGGTGGTGGTCCGCGGGTGGGTGCCGGTCCGGACCGCGTACTGCTCAGCCGGCAGGCCGAAGGCGTCGTAGCCGATGGTGTGCAGCACGTTGCGTCCGGTCATCCGCATGAACCGGCCGATCACGTCGGTGCCGATGTACCCCAGCGGGTGCCCGACGTGCAGGCCGGCCCCGGAGGGGTAGGGGAACATGTCCAGCAGGTACAGCTTGTCCTTGGGGACCGGGGAACCGTCGGCCGGAGCCAGCGGTCCGGCCGGGTTGGGCGCCTGGAAGGTGCCCTCGGCCTCCCAGCGGTCCTGCCACCGCTGTTCGATGTCGGCCGCCAGCGCGGCGGTGTAGCGGAACGGTGGCGCGGCCTCGCTCGCCACGGTCGGCACCGCGGCCGGCGTCACCGTCTGGGTCGTCGGGCTGGTCATGGTCAACTCCTGTTCGTCCCTGCTCGGCGGTGATGACAGATCGGGCCACTGATCGCACAAAAAATCCCCCCTGAAGAACAGGAGGGATCGCCGCGTCCGGTCGGATCGCCCGGGTGGGCGGCCGATCAGCGCGGCCGGCGAAGGAGCAAGGACACCGCCATGGGCCGGAGTCTACCCCGATCGGGCCCGTCCTCGACCGGTCCGCCGGCTCGCGAACCGGCCGACTGTCGGGGTGGCGTGGTACCCAGGACCGGACTCCGAACGACAGGGGGACGCCCATGAACGGCCTCGATTGGACCGGCCAGCTCGCCGCGCAGCTGACCTGGCACTGGACGGCTCAGGCCCGTCCGCGCTTGGACGGGTTGACCGACGCGGAGTACTTCTTCGAACCGGTCGCCGGCTGCTGGAACGTGCGTGTCGCCGGTTCCGCCGGGGTGGCGCCGCACTACGGCAGCGGGCCGATGCGGATCGAGTTCGAATCCGATCCGCCGGATCCGGCCCCCGTGACCACGATCGCCTGGCGGCTGGGCCACCTGATCGTCGGCGTCTTCGGCGATCGGAACGCCCGGTACTTCGGCGGCCCGCCGATGGACTACCTGTCCTACGCGTACCCGGCCACCGCCGAGGGGGCCCTGGCCGCCCTGGACGACGGCTACGACCGGTGGATCGCCGGGGTCAATGCCCTGTCGGCGGACGAGCTGGCCGTGAACTGTCGGGAACCCGGCTTCGAGTCCGAGTCGATGGCGGCGCTGGTCCTGCACATTCATCGGGAGGCGATCCACCACCTGGCCGAGATCGCCCTGCTGCGCGATCTGTGGGCCCACGGTCTGCGCCGGCCCGGCCGCCCCGGCGCGGTGGACGGGGCGCCCGGACGAACGATCGCCCAATAGGATGGCGGCTGTGCCGACTGCCTCTCTCGCGCTGACCCTGCCTCTGGCCGCCGTGCTGCTCGTCGTGGCCGGGTTGGCCGGCTCGATGGGGCTGCGGGCCCGGTCCGGGTCGCTGACCCGGGACGGCCGGATGGGGGTGCGCACCCCGGCCAGCCTGGCCAGCGACGAGTCGTTCGGGGTGGCCAACCGGATCGCCGCCCCGGTCGCGTTGGGTGCGGCCGTCATCGCCGCCGTGCTGGCCGTGCTGCTGCTGGTCCTGCCGTTGTCCGCGGCCGCCGCCCTGATCTGTTTCGTGGTCGGCCTGGCCGCCGCGTTCGCCCTGCTGGTGACGGCCGGGGTGCTCGGCGACCGGGCCGCCCGGCATGTGCCGATCCCGGCCCGCCAGCCCGCCGCCAGCGGCGCCGGCTGCGGGGGGTGTGGGTGCGGCGGGGGCGGCTGCAGCAAGCTGACCCGCAACAGCTCCACCGCCGCCGATCCGGCCTGACGCTCAGTTCCGGGTCAGGTCGCCCGGGTGGTACGCCATCAATGACTGCGGGTACGGCTGCCGGCGCAGCACGCTGAACCACAGGTCCGTGCGCGGACCGGCCAGCACGTCGTCGGGCAGGCCCGGCACGACGTACCAGGAACCTTCGATGATCTCGTCGACCAGCTGCTCGGCGTCCCAGCCGGCCCGGCCGGCATAGATGCGGATACCGCGCAGCGACTGGGTCACCGTCGCCGGATCGCCGTCCAGATCGACCAGGACGACCGGGCCGGTCACCCCGACCACGCCCTGCACCTCCCGGGGGTTGGTGCCGATGCGGCACACCCCCAGGCACATCGCCGCCGACGTCTGCACCGGACCACCGGCGAAGACGGCGTGCGGTCGGGCGGTGTGCGAGGCCCAGCCGGGCAGCACGTTCTGCACCGCGGTCTCGCTCGGGCGGTTCAGGATGACCCCGACGGTGCCGTCGACACTGTGCGCGACCAGGTAGACCACGGTGCGCCGGAAATGCGGATCGCGCAGACCCGGGGTGGCCACCAGCAGCATCCCGGCCCGCAGCGACTCGATCTCCCTCATCGTCGCCATTCTCCGATCCCGGCTGCATCCGCGCGCACCGAACGAGGGTGAGTCGTGGCCCTCTTCCGGCCAGTGGCTCACCCGGGCGAGGTGGGAAAGATCGCCGGTTCGCGCGTACCGTTCCAGCGTGAGCGCAGGACCGCCGGCCTCGGAGCAGGGTTCGGCCAGCCGACCCTCGGTGCGGGGGTTGCTGCACCTGTTGCGGGTGCGGGCGCTGCGTCGGCTGGTCTACGTCCGGGTGCTCTGCGCGTTCGGCGACGGGGCGTTCCAGGGTGCGCTGGCCGTGCTGGTCCTGTTCAGCCCGGAGCGGCAGACCAACCCGGCCGACATCGCGCTGGGTTTCGTCGTGCTGCTGCTGCCGTACTCGGTGGTCGGGCCGTTCGCCGGGGCGCTGCTGGACCGCTGGTCCCGACGCCGCGTCATCGTCTGGGCCAACCTGATCCGCTGCGCCCTGGTCGGGATCGTCGCCCTGCAGATCGCCGCCGATCTGCCCAACATCGTGCTGTTCGTGACCGCGCTGCTGATCATGGGCGTCGGCCGGTTCGTCGGCTCGGGCCTGTCGGCCTCGATGCCGCACACCGTCGCCAAGGACTCGCTGGTCGGGGCCAACGCCCTGGCCACGACGTCGGGTGCGATCGCCACCGCGATCGGCGGCGGGTACGCGATCGCCCTGCGCGGGCTGCTCGGTGAGTCCTCGGGCCGGATCGCCATCATCACCGCCACCGTGCTGCTGTTCTACCTGGCCGCCGCGTTGATCGCGACGCGGTTCCGGTTGATGGAGCTGGGTCCGGACGAGACCGACGAGCCCGCGCAGACCATGCGGGCAGTGCTGCAGGGCTTCGCCAGCGGGCTGCACCACGTGATCGCCCGGCCGACCGTCGGGCTGGCCGTCCTGGTGGTGATGGCCGTCCGCTTCTGCTTCGGCCTGTGCACCATGGTCGTGCTGCTGCTGTTCCAGAAGCACTTCACCGAGGGCATGTGGGTGCTGCGGCCGGGTCCGACCGGGATCGCCGAGGTGCTCGCCGTCGGCGCCCTCGGGGTGTTCGGCGGTGCCGTCGTCACCGCCCCGGTGGTCCGGCGGCTGGGCCGCACCCGGTGGCTGGTCATCCTGCTCACCGCGGTCTCGATCATCGTGCTGGCCTTCGGTGGGCTGTTCACCATCTGGTCGACCCTGGTGACGACCTTTGCCGTGGGCTTCGCGTACCAGTCCAGCAAGGTCTGCATGGACTCGGTGGTCCAGGCCGACTCCGACGACGCCTTCGTCGGCCGGGTGTTCGCGCTCTACGACACCGCCAACAACCTGTCGTACGTGCTGGCCTTCTGTCTGGGCGTGTTGATCGTCCCGCCGCAGGGCAACGGGCTGGGCGCGGTCATCCTGGTCGCCGCCGTCTTCCTGGCCACCGGGTGGGGCTACGGCTGGGCGATGCTGCGGTTGACCCGGCGGCCCGGGCGGCCGGTCACCGTGCTCGCGCACTCCGAGTCCGCCCCGCCCGACCGGACCGAGTGACGCGAGCCGGCGAGATCGGGCGAGGGGTGGGTCAGCCGATCAGGCCCTCGTCCCTGGCCCACTGCATCAGGGCGGCCTCGGCGGTCTCGCGGTCCAGCGGCCCCCGCTCCAGGCGGAGCTCCTTGAGGTAGGCCCAGGCCTTGCCGACGATCGGCCCTGGCGGCACGCCGAGCAGTTCCATGATCGCGTTGCCGTCCAGGTCCGGCCGGACGCGGGCGAGGTCCTCCGCGGCGGCGATCTGGGCGATCCGCTCCTCCAGCGAGTCGTAGGAGCGTTGCAGCGCGGCCCGCCGGCCCGGGTTGCGGGTGGTGCAGTCGGCCCGCACCAGCTTGTGCAGGCGGGGCAGCAGCTCGCCGGCGTCGGTGACGTACCGCCGGACCGCGGAGTCGGTCCAGGCCCCGGTGCCGTAGCCGTGGAACCGCAGGTGCAGGAACGTGAGCATGGCGACGTCGTCGATCAGCGCCTTGGGCATACGCAGCGCCCGCAGGCGTTTGCGGGCCAGCTTGGCCCCGACGACCTCATGGTGGTGGAAGCTGACCCCGGCCCCCGGCTCAAACCGGCGAGTGGCCGGCTTGCCGATGTCGTGCATCAGCGCGGCCAGGCGCAGCGTCAGATCCGGTCCGTCGGCCTCCTGGGCGATGGCCTGGTCGAGCACGGTCAGGGTGTGCTCGTAGACGTCCTTGTGCTGCAGGTGCTCGTCGCGTTCCAGGCGCAACGCCGGCAGCTCGGGCAGGATCCGATCGGCCAGGCCGGTGTCGGTCAGCAGTCGCAGGCCCTCCCGCGGGTGCTCGCCCATGATCAGCTTCACCAGCTCGGCGCCCACCCGTTCGGGGGTGATGCGGTCGATCTCGCCGGCCATCGCGGTCATCGCGGCCACCACCCGCGGCGCGGGGTGGAATCCCAGCTGGGAGACGAAACGAGCCGCCCGCAGCATCCGCAACGGGTCGTCCCGGAACGACTGCTCGGGGGTGCCCGGGGTGTCCAGCACCCGCTCGGCCAGCTGGGTGAGCCCGTGGAACGGGTCGGTGAAGGTGTGCCCGGGCACCGACACGGCCATCGCGTTGACCGCGAAGTCGCGCCGCAGCAGGTCGCCCTCCAGGGTGTCGCCGAAGGTCACCTCGGGGTTGCGGGTCTCGCCGTCGTACAGGTCGGAGCGGAAGGTGGTGATCTCCACCCGGAACCCGGCCTTGGCCAGGCCGACGGTGCCGAATTCGATGCCGGTCTGCCAGATGCTCTCGGCCCACCCCTTGACCAGACGGAGCACCTGCTCGGGCCGGGCGTCGGTGGTGAAGTCCAGGTCGTCCTCGAGCCGGCCGAGCAGGGCGTCCCGGACCGATCCGCCGACCAGGAACAGCTGGTGGCCGGCCGCCGCGAAAACGGTCCCGAGCTCGTCGGCCACCGGCGCAATGCGCAGCAGGTCGGCCACCGCCGCTCGCTGCAGTTCGGACAGACGGGCGGATCGCCGGGGCAACCCGGCACCGGGCTGACCGGCAGGCGACGAACTGGACACGACCAGCCACTCTATCGACGTACGCGGGGCCGACCGACCACCCAACGGGGACCGGTGCGCCACCGGACGGCCGCGCCGACGCCCCCGACCAGGTGTTGCGGACGTGTTGCCGACGTCGTTGACAACACGGTCGCCGGGGTGCGTCGCACTACCATCGGCGCATGCCTCCAGCCCGTCGACGCGTGCCGGGGCCGCCCCGACCTCGCCGACCGGCCGACGAGACGTCCGCGGGCGGCCTGGTCGTGCGCACCCAGGACGGGGCCGCGGCCGCCGCGCTGATCGGGCGTCTGGACCGTCGGGGACGCCTGCGGTGGTCCCTGCCCAAGGGCCATGTGGAGGCCGGCGAGACCCACGAGCAGGCCGCCATCCGGGAGGTCGAGGAGGAGACCGGGATCAGCGGGCGGATCACCGCGCGGCTGGGCAGCGTCGACTACACCTTCGTCGCCCAGGGCCGGCGGATCCACAAGCGGGTGCACCACTACCTGATGGAGGCGGTCGGCGGGGAACTCTCGGACGCGGACATCGAGGTGACCGAGGTCGCGTGGGTGCCGCTGGCGGACCTGTCCAGCCGGCTGGCCTACGCCGGTGAGCGGCGCCTGGTCCGGCGGGCGGTCGAACTCCTGGCGGACACGGCATGAGCACCGACCCGCGAGCGACCGAAGAACGCTGTCCGGCGTGATCTCCCGGAGCGACCGGCAACGGAGCCGGCGGCCCAGGATCGGCGCCCGGCCCCGGACGGCCGCGGTGGTGTTCACCTTCCTGGCAGCCGTCGTCGGCACCCTGCTGGGTACCGCGCTGACCACGGCCGGGCCGGCGGCCGCGGCACCGGCCGCGCCGCCCTGGCCGGCCGGCCTGACCGCCGCGCACCT
This genomic window from Nakamurella multipartita DSM 44233 contains:
- a CDS encoding SdpI family protein; the encoded protein is MPTASLALTLPLAAVLLVVAGLAGSMGLRARSGSLTRDGRMGVRTPASLASDESFGVANRIAAPVALGAAVIAAVLAVLLLVLPLSAAAALICFVVGLAAAFALLVTAGVLGDRAARHVPIPARQPAASGAGCGGCGCGGGGCSKLTRNSSTAADPA
- a CDS encoding DinB family protein, with the translated sequence MNGLDWTGQLAAQLTWHWTAQARPRLDGLTDAEYFFEPVAGCWNVRVAGSAGVAPHYGSGPMRIEFESDPPDPAPVTTIAWRLGHLIVGVFGDRNARYFGGPPMDYLSYAYPATAEGALAALDDGYDRWIAGVNALSADELAVNCREPGFESESMAALVLHIHREAIHHLAEIALLRDLWAHGLRRPGRPGAVDGAPGRTIAQ
- a CDS encoding MFS transporter; its protein translation is MSAGPPASEQGSASRPSVRGLLHLLRVRALRRLVYVRVLCAFGDGAFQGALAVLVLFSPERQTNPADIALGFVVLLLPYSVVGPFAGALLDRWSRRRVIVWANLIRCALVGIVALQIAADLPNIVLFVTALLIMGVGRFVGSGLSASMPHTVAKDSLVGANALATTSGAIATAIGGGYAIALRGLLGESSGRIAIITATVLLFYLAAALIATRFRLMELGPDETDEPAQTMRAVLQGFASGLHHVIARPTVGLAVLVVMAVRFCFGLCTMVVLLLFQKHFTEGMWVLRPGPTGIAEVLAVGALGVFGGAVVTAPVVRRLGRTRWLVILLTAVSIIVLAFGGLFTIWSTLVTTFAVGFAYQSSKVCMDSVVQADSDDAFVGRVFALYDTANNLSYVLAFCLGVLIVPPQGNGLGAVILVAAVFLATGWGYGWAMLRLTRRPGRPVTVLAHSESAPPDRTE
- a CDS encoding YqgE/AlgH family protein is translated as MATMREIESLRAGMLLVATPGLRDPHFRRTVVYLVAHSVDGTVGVILNRPSETAVQNVLPGWASHTARPHAVFAGGPVQTSAAMCLGVCRIGTNPREVQGVVGVTGPVVLVDLDGDPATVTQSLRGIRIYAGRAGWDAEQLVDEIIEGSWYVVPGLPDDVLAGPRTDLWFSVLRRQPYPQSLMAYHPGDLTRN
- a CDS encoding NUDIX hydrolase, giving the protein MPPARRRVPGPPRPRRPADETSAGGLVVRTQDGAAAAALIGRLDRRGRLRWSLPKGHVEAGETHEQAAIREVEEETGISGRITARLGSVDYTFVAQGRRIHKRVHHYLMEAVGGELSDADIEVTEVAWVPLADLSSRLAYAGERRLVRRAVELLADTA
- a CDS encoding CCA tRNA nucleotidyltransferase translates to MSELQRAAVADLLRIAPVADELGTVFAAAGHQLFLVGGSVRDALLGRLEDDLDFTTDARPEQVLRLVKGWAESIWQTGIEFGTVGLAKAGFRVEITTFRSDLYDGETRNPEVTFGDTLEGDLLRRDFAVNAMAVSVPGHTFTDPFHGLTQLAERVLDTPGTPEQSFRDDPLRMLRAARFVSQLGFHPAPRVVAAMTAMAGEIDRITPERVGAELVKLIMGEHPREGLRLLTDTGLADRILPELPALRLERDEHLQHKDVYEHTLTVLDQAIAQEADGPDLTLRLAALMHDIGKPATRRFEPGAGVSFHHHEVVGAKLARKRLRALRMPKALIDDVAMLTFLHLRFHGYGTGAWTDSAVRRYVTDAGELLPRLHKLVRADCTTRNPGRRAALQRSYDSLEERIAQIAAAEDLARVRPDLDGNAIMELLGVPPGPIVGKAWAYLKELRLERGPLDRETAEAALMQWARDEGLIG